The DNA region AAAAACGGGTTTGCCTGTTTAGGCGACAGCCTCCTCATGACAGTTCTGAGGCTGTCAATCAACCTGCCTTGCTGCAAGCGGTAGAGGGCATTGAAATGCTCCACCACGAAAGCATTGTATGCCACATTGGCAGCTGCAATGGCTTCAGCCAGACCACCATCGTCTGCGCTGAGCAGTTTGACGGACAATGGTTGCGGGTCGTAGAACGAAGCAGCTTCAGCCTTACGAAGTTCGAGTTGTACGCGGTATTTTCCACCTGGCGACACAAACATTTCTGTTTTGTAGTGGGCGGCGGCTATGGTAACCCAGCCCGGTGCGGGCAGGTCGAAATCCAGCATGAAGCTGCCTTTGAAATCGCTGCCTGAAGCTGCGATCTCTTTTTGTCTGCCCGAGATCAGGTCGTCGGGTGCAAGCACCCTGACCGGATAACCCGGCAAGGCCGAGATTCCCTCGACACGCACAATGGCTGCCTGCGACACAAACGCAGTCAGGAGCAAGATGCCGGTAAGAAACCTGAACATGTGTTTTTTTTAGGAATTGAACGAAACGCCAGGCGTTAAATTGTCAGGTTGAGGCCGGGCGGTAAAAATGGGCTCACATCGCCGCCGCTGCGGTACACATCGCGCACTATGCTCGAGGTGATGGGTGTGAGCTCAGGCGAGGTGAGCAGAAACACGGTTTCGATGTCGGCATCGAGCATGCGGTTTACCTGACCTATTCCGCGCTCAAACTCAAAGTCGGCCGAGGTTCGCAGCCCCCTCAGAATGTAACCGGCGCCAATGCGACGGCAATAATCCACCGTAAGCCCTTCGTAATGGTCAATGCTGACTTTGGGATAATCTTTGAAAATGCTGCTGAGCCATTCGAGTCTTTTCCCGAGCGGGAAAAAATACTGCTTCTGCGCATTATGCCCGATAGCTACAACCAATTGGTCGAACAGCGGCATGGCCCGAAGCACAAGGTGGTAATGTCCGAGGGTAACCGGATCGAAAGAGCCAGGAAAGACAGCGATCTTGCTCATTATTCTGCGATTTCGGTTCAAATATATTACAAAAGACAGGGTGGCCGCTCAACAACTTTTTGCAGGCCTCACTTCATGTAAGCTATGATGAATCCGACGAGCATTTCTTTGATTGACCGGTAGGAACCGTCCAACACCTTTTTTATGTCGTTAGGCTCCACCCACATGAGGTCGCTTATTCCCTCATCCAACTGAGGCTTAAGCGGTTGATTTGCAGATGCATGCATCACATACCAGCGGGTATGTTTGAGTTGCCACCGGCCCTCGAGCAGATAGGCGTGCCAGGTATCGGGAGCCTGCGCAACAATGGTCAGATTCCGGAGTCCGGTTTCTTCACTCACTTCACGGATGGCAGCCGATTCGGCCGTTTCACCCTCGTCGAGATGTCCTTTTGGCAAGTCCGGCATGCCGTTGCGCAAAATCACCAGCAAACGCCCCAACGGATCAAGCACCAATCCTCCAGCCGCTTCACGCTTGCGGTAAGCCGGAAAATATTTGTCGAAAAAAGCTTCCGGCCCGCCTTTACACCATATATAAATGTCCTCAGGTGCATCCGGTTGGAGCAATTTTTCCAGCTGCGCCGGAAGCTCATGGCTTTCTTCGCTGCATTTTTTTGTGTCGTCGCAATCGAGGTGAATGCAAGTATGGCCGATAAAAACTTTGTAATTTTGGGGCATGAATGTAGCCGACCCTT from Bacteroidota bacterium includes:
- a CDS encoding NUDIX domain-containing protein, producing the protein MSVEGSATFMPQNYKVFIGHTCIHLDCDDTKKCSEESHELPAQLEKLLQPDAPEDIYIWCKGGPEAFFDKYFPAYRKREAAGGLVLDPLGRLLVILRNGMPDLPKGHLDEGETAESAAIREVSEETGLRNLTIVAQAPDTWHAYLLEGRWQLKHTRWYVMHASANQPLKPQLDEGISDLMWVEPNDIKKVLDGSYRSIKEMLVGFIIAYMK
- the coaD gene encoding pantetheine-phosphate adenylyltransferase, with product MSKIAVFPGSFDPVTLGHYHLVLRAMPLFDQLVVAIGHNAQKQYFFPLGKRLEWLSSIFKDYPKVSIDHYEGLTVDYCRRIGAGYILRGLRTSADFEFERGIGQVNRMLDADIETVFLLTSPELTPITSSIVRDVYRSGGDVSPFLPPGLNLTI